The Deltaproteobacteria bacterium genome window below encodes:
- a CDS encoding ABC transporter permease, with amino-acid sequence MKALDKKLIRDLWRMRGQSLAIALVIASGVATFILLVSTMDSLKLMRDTFYREYGFADVFARLKRAPEGLRERIEEIPGIELVETRVVADVRLEVSGFGEPVTAMLISLPSDAPARLNRLHLRQGRLPDPVKDDESVLSEAFAEAHGLKIGDTVNAIIEGRMKGLKITGIALSPEFILQVRPGALSPDYKRYAIVWMTRDAVEAAYDMDGAFNDVVASLSSGADPSQVITRLDEMLARYGGLGATTREDQVSHRYLTEEFNQLERSATIFPAIFIGVAAFLLNVVISRTVSTQREQIAALKAFGYGNFAIGLHYVQLILLIVLAGTAGGLALGAWLGTRLSGLYMEFYRFPYLLYDLRPGVVIMASAITGAAALAGTIFAVYRAAALPPAEALRPEPPARYRQTLLDRLGFGRVLSQPSRMIIRNIERRPIKSLLSIIGISLAGAILIAGIFFGDAVDYLIDVQFRLAQREDMRVTFTGPVSWKALYDLEGVEGVYRAEPARSVPARLRFKHRSYRTAVQGVSPESRLQDLLDIELNPIEVPPQGLVLTDYLGSVLGAGPGDVVTVEVLEGAKPVVEVPVAMLVKQYIGVSAYMDIDELNRLAGEGNAVTGANLVIDRGRLPEIYGELSSMPKVAGTSVRTDEIRNFYETQAEFLLFFTFIATLLAATIAFGVIYNTARIALSERSRELASLRVLGYTRGEISYILLGELAVLTLASVPLGFLFGSGIAAYLVTELGSDLFRLPLVIDLSTYSMSAAVVLGSAAVSGLIVRRRLDRLDLVEVLKARE; translated from the coding sequence ATGAAGGCGCTTGATAAAAAGCTCATAAGGGACCTCTGGAGGATGAGGGGGCAGTCGCTCGCCATAGCCCTGGTCATTGCGAGCGGGGTAGCGACTTTCATACTCCTCGTGAGCACGATGGACTCCTTGAAGCTCATGAGGGATACGTTCTACAGGGAATACGGCTTTGCCGATGTTTTTGCGAGGCTTAAGCGAGCGCCCGAGGGCCTAAGGGAGAGGATAGAGGAGATTCCCGGGATCGAGCTGGTCGAAACCAGGGTGGTTGCCGACGTAAGACTTGAGGTAAGTGGGTTCGGAGAGCCGGTTACGGCCATGCTCATCTCACTCCCGTCGGATGCGCCCGCGCGCCTCAACAGGCTCCACCTGAGGCAGGGCAGGCTCCCGGACCCGGTTAAGGACGACGAGTCGGTCTTGAGCGAAGCATTTGCCGAGGCGCACGGGCTGAAAATCGGGGATACCGTAAACGCGATAATCGAAGGCCGGATGAAGGGCCTCAAGATTACCGGCATCGCGCTCTCGCCGGAGTTCATCCTGCAGGTAAGGCCCGGGGCCTTGAGCCCGGACTACAAGCGGTACGCGATAGTCTGGATGACCAGGGACGCTGTCGAGGCGGCCTATGACATGGATGGCGCGTTCAACGACGTAGTCGCCTCGCTCTCTTCCGGGGCGGACCCCTCGCAGGTGATAACGAGGCTCGATGAGATGCTCGCCCGGTACGGCGGGCTCGGCGCGACCACGCGCGAGGACCAGGTCTCGCACAGGTATCTTACCGAGGAGTTCAACCAGCTCGAAAGGAGCGCGACCATATTCCCGGCCATATTCATAGGAGTGGCCGCGTTCCTCCTCAACGTCGTCATAAGCCGGACCGTGAGCACGCAGCGCGAGCAGATAGCCGCGCTTAAGGCTTTCGGGTACGGCAACTTCGCGATCGGCCTCCATTACGTGCAGCTCATATTGCTAATCGTTCTCGCGGGTACAGCGGGCGGGCTCGCCCTTGGCGCGTGGCTCGGGACAAGGCTTTCCGGCCTCTACATGGAGTTTTACAGGTTCCCGTACCTCCTTTACGACCTGAGGCCCGGTGTCGTCATCATGGCTTCCGCCATAACCGGCGCCGCGGCCCTTGCCGGGACGATTTTCGCCGTCTACCGGGCCGCTGCCCTTCCGCCAGCAGAAGCCTTGCGGCCGGAGCCTCCGGCAAGGTACAGGCAGACGCTCCTCGACAGGCTCGGGTTCGGCCGCGTGCTGTCCCAGCCGTCGAGGATGATAATCAGGAATATAGAGAGGAGGCCGATAAAGTCCCTTCTTTCGATAATCGGCATATCGCTCGCCGGAGCGATACTCATAGCGGGCATCTTCTTCGGGGACGCCGTGGATTACCTTATAGACGTGCAGTTCAGGCTCGCGCAGAGGGAGGACATGAGGGTCACCTTCACGGGCCCGGTCTCATGGAAGGCCCTTTACGACCTCGAAGGCGTCGAGGGTGTCTACAGGGCCGAGCCTGCGAGGTCCGTACCCGCGAGGCTCAGGTTCAAGCACAGGAGCTACAGGACCGCGGTGCAGGGAGTGTCGCCTGAAAGCCGCCTCCAGGACCTCCTTGATATAGAGCTCAATCCGATAGAGGTCCCGCCTCAGGGGCTCGTATTGACCGACTACCTGGGCAGCGTTCTCGGAGCCGGGCCCGGGGACGTCGTGACCGTCGAAGTGCTTGAGGGCGCAAAGCCGGTCGTGGAGGTGCCTGTAGCGATGCTCGTCAAGCAATACATCGGGGTCTCTGCTTACATGGATATAGACGAGCTTAACAGGCTCGCGGGCGAGGGGAATGCGGTGACCGGGGCAAACCTCGTGATAGACCGGGGCCGCTTGCCGGAGATATACGGCGAACTCTCGAGCATGCCGAAGGTGGCTGGCACGTCAGTGAGGACCGACGAGATAAGGAACTTCTACGAGACCCAGGCGGAGTTCCTCCTGTTTTTTACATTCATTGCCACGCTGCTTGCCGCGACGATCGCCTTCGGCGTAATCTACAATACCGCCCGCATCGCGCTCTCGGAGAGGAGCAGGGAGCTTGCGAGCCTTCGGGTTTTGGGGTATACCAGGGGGGAGATATCCTATATACTCCTCGGGGAGCTTGCGGTCCTTACGCTCGCTTCGGTGCCGCTGGGGTTTCTTTTCGGGAGCGGGATAGCGGCTTATCTGGTTACGGAGCTGGGTTCAGACCTCTTCCGCCTCCCTCTCGTGATAGACCTGTCGACATATTCAATGTCCGCGGCCGTGGTCCTGGGCTCTGCCGCGGTCTCGGGCCTCATAGTCAGGAGAAGGCTCGACAGGCTGGACCTGGTAGAAGTCCTGAAGGCGAGGGAATAG
- a CDS encoding ABC transporter ATP-binding protein: MQRDLVFSIQGLTKVYRMGEVEVHALRGVDLELWSGELVVFLGPSGSGKSTLLNIMGGLDVATSGKVMYRERELTRANEAELTEYRRFHVGFVFQFYNLIPSLTARENVAVVTEIAAKPMRPEDALSIVGLGERLDHFPAQLSGGEQQRVAIARAISKNPDVLLCDEPTGALDSETGIVVLEALDRINRELGTTTAVITHNSDIAGMADRVIHLSNGHISEVLSNPVKKPPRELHW; encoded by the coding sequence ATGCAAAGGGACCTGGTCTTCAGCATACAAGGCCTTACGAAGGTCTACCGGATGGGCGAGGTGGAGGTGCACGCCTTGAGGGGAGTGGACCTCGAGCTCTGGTCCGGGGAGCTTGTAGTGTTCCTCGGCCCTTCCGGGAGCGGCAAATCCACCCTCTTGAACATTATGGGCGGTCTGGACGTGGCCACAAGCGGCAAAGTCATGTACAGGGAAAGGGAGCTTACCAGGGCAAATGAGGCGGAGCTTACCGAGTACCGCCGCTTCCACGTTGGCTTCGTCTTCCAGTTCTATAACCTCATACCGAGCCTCACCGCGAGGGAGAACGTCGCCGTGGTCACGGAGATAGCGGCGAAGCCGATGCGGCCTGAAGATGCGCTCTCAATTGTAGGCCTCGGCGAAAGGCTCGATCACTTCCCGGCCCAGCTCTCCGGGGGCGAGCAGCAGAGGGTCGCGATAGCCCGGGCCATCTCGAAGAACCCCGACGTGCTTCTCTGCGACGAGCCCACGGGCGCGCTCGATTCAGAGACAGGCATAGTCGTTCTTGAGGCTCTCGACAGGATAAACAGGGAGCTCGGCACTACGACCGCGGTCATAACCCACAACTCCGACATCGCGGGCATGGCCGACCGCGTCATCCACCTGAGTAACGGTCACATCTCGGAGGTCCTCTCCAATCCCGTAAAGAAACCCCCGAGGGAGCTCCATTGGTAA
- a CDS encoding helix-turn-helix domain containing protein, with amino-acid sequence MSGNDVLSRMMQASGLKTGSSLAEALGVSPQAISNYRKRGAIPSSLVLKFSEKFEVSLDWLVKGNGGPRVDPYRAAPDRHSVCAEASPEELVCIGKMLTIFRRENQVFAIAVKSAIEVFYAHIP; translated from the coding sequence ATGTCCGGAAACGATGTGCTTAGCCGCATGATGCAGGCTTCGGGTCTGAAGACCGGCTCGAGTCTGGCTGAGGCGCTCGGGGTCAGCCCGCAGGCGATTTCCAATTACCGCAAAAGGGGAGCTATCCCGTCGTCACTGGTTCTCAAGTTTTCCGAAAAATTCGAGGTCTCCCTTGACTGGCTTGTTAAGGGCAACGGAGGGCCCCGGGTGGACCCATATCGAGCGGCTCCGGACCGCCATTCCGTATGCGCCGAGGCAAGCCCTGAAGAGTTGGTGTGTATCGGCAAGATGCTGACCATTTTCCGGCGTGAGAACCAGGTCTTTGCTATTGCGGTCAAGAGCGCGATAGAGGTCTTTTACGCGCATATTCCGTAA
- a CDS encoding XRE family transcriptional regulator — protein sequence MNLNQAEFAGKLGFSRLATISDYETDKRAPDIATLRKIAYMGSVSLDWLLTGQGRLSLLDPGWVGSVKDGSVVYGGGDFIKVNIYDPATAGPPREFPATDPIGSIMVPSADCAPGTAAVKVLGDGMRPSILDGTVAGVHTGDKRVTSGNIYAVWLDFEGITLKRLFAYPDRIVLKPDNPAFPETAVYNGNSKKEFIIGRVAWVYQRY from the coding sequence TTGAACCTCAACCAGGCCGAATTTGCAGGGAAATTGGGTTTTTCCAGGCTTGCCACAATAAGTGATTACGAGACCGACAAACGTGCCCCTGACATTGCGACATTGCGTAAAATAGCCTACATGGGGAGCGTGAGTCTCGACTGGCTCCTTACCGGCCAGGGTCGCCTCTCTCTACTTGACCCTGGGTGGGTCGGCTCGGTAAAGGACGGCTCGGTTGTTTACGGGGGAGGGGATTTCATAAAGGTAAACATATACGACCCGGCCACGGCAGGCCCTCCGAGGGAGTTCCCGGCCACCGACCCCATCGGCTCGATCATGGTTCCGTCAGCGGACTGCGCTCCGGGGACAGCGGCTGTGAAGGTGCTTGGGGACGGCATGAGGCCATCCATACTGGACGGCACGGTCGCAGGCGTTCATACCGGTGATAAACGGGTGACAAGCGGAAATATATATGCCGTGTGGCTTGACTTCGAAGGCATTACGCTTAAAAGGCTCTTCGCCTACCCGGACAGGATAGTGCTTAAGCCGGACAATCCTGCTTTCCCCGAGACAGCGGTATACAACGGAAACTCGAAAAAAGAATTCATAATAGGCAGGGTCGCCTGGGTGTACCAGAGGTACTGA
- a CDS encoding glycosyltransferase produces the protein MRISVIICTYNRSALLKDSMRSIMGQDFPKDRYEIVVVDNNSNDSTKEVVEGFAASSPVRIKYVFERRQGLSNARNTGVRHTEGEIIVFTDDDIEADPSWLKEYDIAFKDPEVYAAGGPLRPVWPGKRPEWLTDEFLGFIAVSEFREARRSGNEFKDENDNPWGANMAFRRDAFDEFGGFPEDLGRKGKLLLSNEEILLCRTIRRKGRRIVLVPGAVVHHKISKSRLSKRWFCQRFYWQGRSDAVLGTALKTYPYAHLRFSARDLSMQRTAGVPEFVIKCHERYAIGFLHQLLVTDPQDDFRVLRALETFAGFTRKRHSIFQAFSRKLTAPMRAFYGSLKGLLP, from the coding sequence ATGAGGATATCCGTAATTATCTGCACATATAACCGTTCGGCCCTGCTGAAGGATTCCATGCGCTCCATAATGGGCCAGGACTTCCCGAAGGACCGCTACGAAATTGTCGTGGTGGACAACAATTCGAACGACTCGACAAAAGAGGTCGTCGAGGGCTTTGCCGCATCCTCTCCGGTTAGGATAAAGTACGTTTTTGAGAGAAGGCAGGGACTGTCGAACGCCAGGAATACCGGCGTAAGGCACACGGAAGGGGAGATTATAGTCTTCACGGACGACGACATAGAGGCTGACCCGAGCTGGCTCAAGGAATATGACATCGCTTTCAAGGACCCGGAGGTATATGCTGCCGGAGGACCTTTAAGGCCGGTCTGGCCGGGGAAAAGGCCCGAATGGCTAACCGATGAGTTCCTGGGCTTCATTGCCGTAAGCGAGTTCAGGGAGGCCCGAAGGAGCGGTAACGAGTTCAAGGACGAGAACGACAACCCCTGGGGCGCGAATATGGCTTTCAGGAGAGATGCCTTCGATGAGTTCGGCGGGTTCCCCGAGGACCTGGGGAGAAAGGGGAAGCTTCTTTTGTCGAACGAGGAGATACTCCTTTGCAGGACGATCAGGCGGAAGGGGAGGCGGATAGTCCTTGTGCCAGGGGCCGTAGTGCACCACAAGATTTCCAAATCGAGGCTCAGCAAGAGGTGGTTCTGCCAGCGTTTTTACTGGCAGGGCCGCTCCGACGCGGTCCTTGGCACGGCCCTGAAGACCTATCCTTATGCCCATCTCCGGTTTTCAGCCCGTGACTTGAGCATGCAAAGGACAGCCGGCGTACCCGAGTTCGTTATCAAATGCCACGAAAGGTATGCCATCGGATTCCTCCATCAACTCCTTGTCACTGACCCCCAGGACGACTTCAGGGTCTTGAGGGCCCTTGAGACATTCGCCGGGTTTACGAGAAAACGCCATTCGATATTCCAGGCATTCAGCAGAAAACTGACCGCGCCCATGAGGGCGTTCTACGGCTCGCTCAAGGGGTTATTGCCGTAG
- a CDS encoding glycosyltransferase, whose protein sequence is MGVKASIIYLTRNGGAVFRESLESVLSQEAPFEFEVIAVDSGSTDGTLEAMRARPVMVHSIKPDEFNFGLTRDYGFSLAKGEIVVTLSQDAVPVGKSWLKDIVAPFDDPSVAAVQARERLPVADAFYWLKAGLFYYTRECKGWIRKHGGIGLSFVCCAVRRSVWDANRLGQVEMSEDKVFQKKLREKGERIIMQEKAAVFHSHQYGIVELAKRCENEGLGWRNVGQAYSFGDMVLDFFNFGMMLGYLRGLMRLEMRRPAEFLFPLIRPVFIFKGNHFTKRYVR, encoded by the coding sequence GTGGGCGTTAAAGCCTCTATAATATACCTGACCAGGAACGGGGGCGCTGTATTCCGGGAATCCCTTGAATCCGTCCTTTCGCAGGAAGCGCCTTTTGAGTTCGAGGTTATAGCCGTTGATTCCGGCTCCACCGACGGGACGCTCGAAGCGATGAGGGCGCGCCCTGTAATGGTGCATTCTATTAAGCCCGACGAGTTCAATTTCGGGCTCACGCGCGACTACGGCTTTTCCCTTGCTAAGGGCGAGATAGTCGTTACGCTCTCGCAGGACGCGGTGCCGGTCGGGAAAAGCTGGCTCAAGGACATTGTCGCTCCTTTCGACGACCCGTCCGTAGCGGCCGTGCAGGCCCGGGAGCGCCTGCCTGTCGCGGACGCATTTTACTGGCTCAAGGCCGGCCTCTTTTATTACACAAGGGAATGCAAGGGCTGGATAAGAAAGCACGGGGGCATCGGGCTGTCCTTCGTCTGCTGCGCCGTCCGGAGGAGCGTCTGGGATGCGAACAGGCTCGGCCAGGTAGAGATGAGCGAGGACAAGGTCTTCCAGAAAAAACTCCGGGAAAAGGGAGAGAGGATAATAATGCAGGAGAAGGCCGCTGTATTCCATTCGCACCAGTACGGCATCGTTGAACTTGCCAAAAGGTGCGAAAACGAGGGCCTTGGCTGGAGGAATGTCGGCCAGGCATATTCTTTCGGCGATATGGTCCTGGATTTTTTCAACTTCGGCATGATGCTCGGCTATCTCCGCGGCCTCATGCGGCTTGAGATGCGGCGGCCCGCCGAATTTCTTTTCCCGCTCATAAGGCCGGTATTCATATTCAAGGGGAATCATTTCACGAAGAGGTATGTAAGATGA
- a CDS encoding glycosyltransferase family 4 protein, which produces MKVKGFKKIMGPFRAACESLLPRPTPPHSPEDNGKTNLLIISRFVPEFDRGSGELRFFSIIRLLSRCYNITYLSRERHEGYRRGRGDKYVDALEELGVIVHVARFNLKSILKGNFRFALLEVYSTADKYIEEIRARSPGTFIITDSVDVFFYREMKMAEVYADDEMRRGALETKRKELAVYKKSDMVWTVTGLDRDILLSEKPGLNVAIVPNVHEMSAGPSDASERERGVLVFVGGFRHRPNEDAVLYFCGEVLPLVRKRLPGVRLRIVGDSPPPSITALRSDSIEVTGRVPDTMPYLRTSYISIAPLRYGAGLKGKIGEAMSIGLPVVTTSIGVQGMDARIGEDIMVGDTPEAFSDCILRLSEDEALYRAVTENSFNYMRNNYSPEIVGGILSEIFLKIEERAVRQG; this is translated from the coding sequence ATGAAGGTGAAGGGCTTTAAAAAAATAATGGGGCCTTTCCGGGCCGCGTGCGAGTCGCTGCTTCCCCGGCCCACTCCTCCGCACTCTCCGGAAGATAACGGGAAGACGAACCTTCTCATAATCTCCAGGTTCGTCCCGGAGTTCGACCGCGGCTCGGGCGAGCTCAGGTTTTTTTCGATCATAAGGCTACTGTCCAGATGCTACAACATAACCTATCTCTCCAGGGAGCGTCACGAAGGGTACAGGAGAGGGAGGGGTGACAAGTACGTTGATGCCCTTGAGGAGCTTGGCGTTATAGTCCATGTCGCGCGATTCAACCTCAAGAGCATACTAAAGGGGAATTTCCGGTTCGCCCTGCTTGAGGTCTACTCGACGGCGGATAAATACATCGAGGAGATAAGGGCCCGGAGCCCGGGTACGTTCATAATCACCGACTCGGTCGACGTTTTTTTCTACCGCGAGATGAAGATGGCCGAGGTCTATGCTGATGACGAAATGCGCCGTGGCGCCCTTGAGACGAAAAGGAAAGAACTCGCTGTATACAAAAAATCCGATATGGTGTGGACGGTCACCGGGCTCGACAGGGACATACTCCTTTCCGAGAAGCCGGGGCTGAATGTCGCCATTGTCCCCAACGTGCATGAGATGAGCGCCGGCCCGTCTGACGCTTCCGAAAGGGAAAGGGGTGTCCTCGTATTCGTCGGCGGGTTCAGGCACAGGCCGAACGAGGACGCGGTGCTTTATTTCTGCGGCGAGGTGCTGCCGCTCGTAAGGAAGCGATTGCCGGGAGTTAGGCTCAGGATCGTCGGCGACAGCCCTCCGCCCTCGATCACCGCCCTCCGGTCGGATTCAATAGAGGTAACCGGACGCGTTCCGGACACCATGCCTTATCTCCGGACGAGCTACATATCAATAGCTCCGCTCCGTTACGGCGCGGGCCTCAAGGGCAAGATAGGCGAGGCAATGTCCATAGGGCTGCCGGTCGTTACGACCTCCATAGGGGTGCAGGGTATGGATGCGCGGATAGGGGAAGATATAATGGTGGGCGACACGCCCGAGGCCTTCTCGGATTGTATATTGAGGCTCAGCGAGGATGAAGCGCTTTACAGGGCAGTGACGGAGAACAGCTTCAATTACATGAGAAATAATTATTCGCCTGAGATAGTGGGCGGGATATTAAGTGAGATATTCCTTAAAATAGAGGAGAGGGCCGTAAGACAGGGATGA